In Limnobaculum parvum, one DNA window encodes the following:
- a CDS encoding MdtB/MuxB family multidrug efflux RND transporter permease subunit, with protein MSERSEHASNKIVSGGGPSRQFILRPVATTLLMIALLLAGILGYKSLPVSALPEVDYPTIQVVTLYPGASPDVTTSAITAPLEQQLGQMSGLKQMSSQSSGGASVITLQFQLDLDLDVAEQEVQAAINAATNLLPNDLPYPPIYNKVNPADAPILTLAVTSDGLPMSQVRDMIETRVAQKISQVSGVGLVSLSGGERPAVRVILNPQAVAAYGLDSETVRTAITGANVNTAKGNLDGPTRSATLSANDQMKSLQDYRQLIVFYKDGAPVRLQDIARIEEGAENTQLAAWANQKQAIILNIQRQPGANVITAADEVRTVLPQLIESLPASVKVQILTDRTVTIRTSINDVQFELLLAVILVVMVIYLFLRNVPATIIPSVAVPLSLIGTFAAMYFLGFSINNLTLMAMIIAAGFVVDDAIVVIENISRYIEQGEKPLNAALKGAGEIGFTIISLTISLVAVLIPLLFMGDVVGRLFHEFALTLTIAILISGVVSLTLTPMMCARLLSHASLRKQNRFSLACERFFEQIIAGYGRYLTIALKHHWATLSVAVGTLGLTVLLYLFIPKGFFPLQDNGLIQGTLEAPQSISFSAMSERQQAVTKILLQDPAVESVSSFIGVDGSNATLNNGRLQINLKPLNQRDDRAPKIIERLHHSVQALPGITLYLQPVQDLTIEDRISRTQYQFTLQTMSLDQLTLWVPKLLDRLKQLPELADVSSDWQDQGLVAYVNVNRDEASRLGINMSSIDNALYNAFGQRLISTIYTQANQYRVVLEQQVDNQRVLNAFDDIYLKNGSGQSIRLTNIATIEQRVGPLSVNRIAQFPSATVSFNLPAGVSLGEATKAITQAEQELNFPTDITTQFQGATLAFQASLSSTLWLILAAIVTMYIVLGVLYESFIHPVTILSTLPSAGVGALLALMLSGQELDIIAIIGIILLIGIVKKNAIMMIDFALAAEREQGKNPYDAIYQACLLRFRPILMTTMAALLGALPLMFSTGIGAELRHPLGICMVGGLLVSQVLTLFTTPVIYLMFDRLSKRKPVITQPTETTQDGV; from the coding sequence ATGAGTGAGCGCTCTGAACACGCGTCTAACAAAATAGTTTCAGGCGGAGGCCCATCCCGCCAATTTATTTTGCGCCCGGTGGCCACCACGCTACTCATGATCGCCCTGCTGTTGGCGGGAATACTGGGCTATAAATCTCTGCCGGTTTCGGCACTGCCGGAAGTAGACTACCCAACGATTCAAGTGGTCACGCTTTATCCCGGTGCCAGTCCCGACGTTACCACTTCTGCGATTACTGCTCCGCTAGAACAACAATTGGGGCAGATGTCCGGACTGAAGCAGATGTCATCTCAAAGCTCCGGTGGTGCCTCAGTTATTACCCTACAGTTTCAACTCGATCTGGATTTGGACGTTGCAGAGCAGGAAGTTCAGGCCGCGATTAATGCGGCAACCAACCTGCTGCCTAACGATCTACCCTATCCCCCCATTTACAACAAGGTCAATCCTGCCGATGCTCCCATTCTAACTTTGGCAGTCACTTCCGACGGCTTACCCATGAGCCAAGTGCGGGATATGATAGAAACCCGAGTAGCACAGAAGATTTCTCAGGTTTCCGGCGTTGGTTTGGTTAGCTTATCCGGGGGGGAACGCCCTGCGGTACGAGTTATCCTCAATCCTCAAGCAGTCGCCGCCTATGGTCTGGATAGTGAAACAGTACGTACTGCCATCACCGGTGCTAACGTCAATACGGCTAAAGGTAACCTCGATGGCCCGACTCGTTCCGCAACCCTGTCAGCCAATGACCAGATGAAGTCATTACAAGATTATCGCCAACTGATTGTGTTCTATAAAGACGGTGCGCCGGTTCGCCTACAAGATATTGCACGTATTGAGGAAGGTGCAGAAAATACCCAGTTGGCCGCTTGGGCCAATCAGAAACAAGCCATTATTTTAAATATTCAACGTCAGCCTGGTGCTAATGTTATTACCGCCGCCGATGAGGTTCGTACCGTCTTGCCCCAACTGATCGAGAGCCTGCCCGCGTCGGTAAAAGTACAAATACTCACCGATCGTACCGTCACCATTCGAACTTCAATTAACGATGTACAGTTTGAACTGTTGCTGGCAGTGATACTGGTGGTGATGGTGATCTATCTTTTCTTGCGTAATGTTCCCGCAACCATCATTCCCAGTGTTGCGGTACCGCTGTCATTAATAGGTACCTTTGCCGCAATGTATTTTCTCGGCTTCTCCATCAATAACCTGACATTAATGGCAATGATTATCGCCGCAGGTTTTGTGGTGGATGACGCGATTGTGGTGATAGAAAACATCTCCCGTTATATCGAACAGGGGGAAAAACCGTTAAACGCGGCGCTAAAAGGTGCGGGTGAAATTGGTTTCACCATTATCTCTCTGACCATCTCGCTGGTGGCGGTATTAATCCCGCTCCTGTTTATGGGCGATGTGGTTGGTCGCTTATTCCATGAATTTGCACTTACCCTGACCATTGCGATTTTGATTTCTGGCGTGGTTTCGCTAACCCTCACCCCAATGATGTGTGCCCGACTGTTAAGCCACGCGTCTCTGCGTAAACAAAATCGTTTCTCTCTGGCCTGTGAGCGTTTTTTTGAACAGATTATCGCCGGTTATGGACGCTATTTGACCATCGCCTTAAAGCATCACTGGGCCACGCTGTCCGTCGCAGTGGGGACACTGGGCCTGACCGTCTTACTCTATCTGTTTATTCCCAAAGGCTTCTTTCCATTACAGGACAACGGTCTGATTCAGGGAACATTAGAAGCGCCGCAATCTATCTCATTCTCAGCAATGTCTGAACGCCAGCAGGCCGTGACCAAAATCCTGCTGCAAGACCCCGCGGTAGAGAGTGTCTCTTCATTTATTGGTGTTGATGGCAGTAATGCCACCCTAAACAATGGGCGACTGCAAATTAATTTGAAGCCGTTAAACCAACGCGATGACCGCGCACCTAAAATTATTGAACGCTTACATCACAGTGTACAAGCCTTGCCGGGGATTACCCTCTATCTGCAACCGGTACAGGACTTAACCATTGAGGATCGGATAAGCCGCACTCAGTATCAGTTCACGTTGCAAACGATGTCATTAGACCAACTCACGCTGTGGGTGCCTAAATTACTCGATCGCCTGAAACAATTGCCGGAACTGGCCGATGTGAGCAGCGACTGGCAGGATCAGGGATTAGTGGCTTATGTTAATGTGAACCGTGATGAGGCCAGCCGTTTAGGTATTAATATGAGCAGCATTGATAATGCGCTGTATAACGCCTTCGGTCAGCGACTGATCTCCACTATTTACACTCAGGCTAATCAGTATCGGGTGGTATTGGAACAGCAGGTTGATAACCAACGGGTGCTTAACGCTTTTGATGATATCTACCTGAAAAATGGCAGCGGTCAGTCAATTCGCTTAACCAATATTGCCACCATTGAGCAGCGGGTTGGGCCACTGTCGGTTAACCGTATCGCTCAATTCCCTTCAGCCACCGTTTCGTTTAACTTACCGGCTGGAGTATCGCTGGGTGAAGCCACTAAAGCCATTACTCAGGCCGAACAGGAACTGAATTTTCCGACCGATATCACCACCCAATTTCAGGGCGCAACGCTAGCTTTTCAGGCCTCACTGAGCAGTACACTATGGCTAATTCTGGCGGCGATCGTCACAATGTATATTGTGCTCGGCGTATTGTATGAGAGCTTTATTCATCCGGTAACTATTCTTTCCACCTTACCCAGTGCCGGTGTTGGTGCCTTACTGGCACTGATGCTCTCTGGTCAGGAGCTGGATATTATCGCCATTATCGGCATCATCCTGCTTATTGGTATTGTGAAGAAGAATGCCATCATGATGATCGACTTTGCGCTGGCGGCGGAACGTGAGCAGGGAAAAAACCCTTATGATGCAATTTATCAAGCCTGTTTGCTGCGTTTTCGCCCTATTCTGATGACCACAATGGCAGCTTTGTTGGGTGCTTTACCGCTAATGTTCAGCACCGGTATTGGTGCTGAGTTACGCCACCCGCTGGGAATATGTATGGTGGGAGGCCTGTTAGTCAGTCAAGTGCTCACCCTGTTTACCACGCCGGTTATCTATTTGATGTTTGACCGTTTGAGTAAGCGTAAACCGGTTATCACTCAACCAACTGAAACCACTCAGGACGGTGTGTGA
- a CDS encoding MdtA/MuxA family multidrug efflux RND transporter periplasmic adaptor subunit, with protein sequence MTLQFKRLLRPLPLITIAIVATGVWLFWHSSNTVRVPGVTKSSQPTGGGRHNMPLPPVQIATASVQNIPRYLSGLGTVTAANTVTVRNRVDGQIMAIHFTEGQDVNAGDLLVEIDPRPYQVQLTQAEGQRLNIQATLSNAKRDLARYQKLIKTNMVSQQQLDTQQALVRQSEGSLKSAQGAVDSANLQLTYSKVTAPISGRVGLKLVDVGNYVSSGDSTGLVVITQTHPIDVLFALPETDLHAILPAYNQGKSLPVEAWDRGNKQLISTGALLSLDNQIDATTGTIKLKARFTNQDNLLFPNQFVNAKIKVDTIDNAIVIPAAAIQTGNNENFVWMINDENKVSKQPVTVGFRSGESVVVTQGVEAGKRVVTDGVDRLKQDMQVEVVTPQSLSAPNAKSPRQPQDAK encoded by the coding sequence ATGACACTGCAATTCAAGCGTTTATTACGCCCACTGCCGCTCATCACTATCGCGATTGTTGCTACCGGAGTCTGGCTATTTTGGCATAGCAGTAATACGGTTCGGGTGCCCGGAGTAACGAAGTCATCCCAACCCACCGGCGGTGGACGGCACAATATGCCGCTACCGCCGGTGCAGATTGCCACTGCAAGTGTGCAGAATATTCCTCGCTATCTGAGTGGACTAGGTACGGTGACCGCTGCCAATACGGTTACGGTGCGTAACCGGGTGGATGGTCAAATCATGGCAATACACTTCACCGAAGGCCAAGACGTCAATGCGGGAGATCTGCTGGTTGAAATCGATCCGCGCCCTTATCAAGTACAGTTAACTCAGGCGGAAGGCCAACGGCTAAATATCCAAGCCACCTTAAGCAATGCCAAGCGTGATTTAGCCCGTTATCAAAAGCTGATTAAAACCAATATGGTTTCACAACAACAGTTGGATACACAGCAAGCGCTGGTTAGGCAAAGTGAAGGTAGCCTAAAATCCGCGCAAGGCGCGGTTGACAGTGCTAATTTGCAATTAACGTACAGTAAAGTCACCGCGCCTATTTCGGGTCGAGTGGGTCTAAAGCTGGTTGATGTGGGTAACTATGTTTCCAGCGGTGACAGTACCGGATTGGTCGTCATTACCCAAACGCATCCTATTGATGTGCTGTTTGCATTGCCAGAGACCGATCTGCATGCCATTTTACCCGCCTATAATCAGGGTAAATCACTGCCGGTTGAAGCTTGGGATCGCGGAAACAAGCAGTTAATATCCACAGGAGCGTTGCTCAGTCTAGATAACCAGATTGATGCCACCACTGGCACCATCAAATTAAAAGCTCGCTTTACCAATCAGGACAATCTGCTGTTTCCAAATCAATTTGTTAACGCCAAGATAAAGGTCGATACGATAGATAACGCCATCGTTATTCCTGCGGCGGCCATTCAAACCGGCAATAATGAAAACTTTGTCTGGATGATTAATGACGAAAATAAAGTCAGTAAACAGCCCGTTACCGTTGGATTTCGCAGTGGAGAGAGTGTGGTCGTTACCCAAGGTGTTGAGGCAGGGAAACGCGTCGTTACCGATGGCGTTGACCGTCTGAAACAGGACATGCAGGTTGAAGTAGTAACACCGCAATCCCTATCGGCCCCCAATGCTAAAAGCCCTCGCCAGCCACAGGATGCAAAATGA
- the rdgC gene encoding recombination-associated protein RdgC, translating into MLWFKNLMIYRLSRETHLSADEMEKQLKPLTFTPCGSQDMAKTGWVSPLGPSSDALVHASDNQILIVARKEEKILPSPVIKQALQAKIEQLEAEQHRKLKKTEKDALKDEVLHSLLPRAFSRFNQTSLWIDTVNGLVIVDAASAKRAEDTLALLRKSLGSLPVVPLTLESPIELTLTEWVRSGNAPAGFVLQDEAELKAILEGGGVIRCKAQELVSDEIAVHIEAGKLVTKLALEWRERIQFVIADDGSLKRIKFTETIRDQNQDIDKEDYAARFDADFTLMTGEVAQLIQELIEALGGEHSE; encoded by the coding sequence ATGTTGTGGTTTAAGAATTTAATGATTTATCGCCTCAGTCGCGAAACCCATCTATCTGCCGATGAGATGGAAAAGCAGCTGAAGCCATTAACATTTACCCCTTGTGGCAGTCAGGATATGGCAAAAACAGGCTGGGTTTCTCCTCTAGGGCCAAGCAGTGATGCCTTAGTTCATGCGTCAGATAATCAGATTCTGATTGTTGCCCGCAAGGAAGAGAAAATTCTACCCTCTCCAGTGATTAAGCAGGCCTTACAGGCAAAAATTGAACAGTTGGAAGCCGAACAACATAGAAAACTAAAAAAGACTGAAAAAGATGCGTTAAAAGACGAGGTGCTGCACAGTCTGTTACCCCGTGCGTTTAGCCGCTTTAATCAAACCAGTCTGTGGATTGATACGGTCAACGGTTTAGTTATTGTTGACGCCGCCAGTGCTAAACGCGCTGAAGACACGCTGGCTCTGCTGCGTAAAAGTTTAGGTTCATTGCCGGTAGTACCTTTAACGCTGGAAAGCCCAATTGAACTTACACTCACCGAGTGGGTTCGTTCTGGTAATGCCCCCGCAGGATTTGTACTGCAAGATGAAGCTGAACTGAAAGCTATTCTTGAGGGGGGCGGCGTCATTCGTTGCAAGGCTCAGGAACTGGTCAGCGATGAAATTGCGGTACATATTGAGGCAGGCAAACTGGTCACCAAGCTGGCGCTAGAATGGCGTGAACGCATCCAATTTGTGATTGCCGATGACGGCAGTCTAAAACGAATCAAATTTACTGAAACCATTCGCGATCAAAATCAAGATATTGATAAAGAAGATTATGCTGCGCGTTTTGACGCAGATTTCACCCTGATGACCGGCGAAGTTGCCCAGCTAATTCAAGAGTTAATTGAAGCGTTGGGCGGTGAGCATAGCGAATAA